The Pelmatolapia mariae isolate MD_Pm_ZW linkage group LG10_11, Pm_UMD_F_2, whole genome shotgun sequence genome includes a region encoding these proteins:
- the LOC134636998 gene encoding uncharacterized protein LOC134636998: protein MYPSHVQYVELLRTVLLSFPFLKESYGSGYDALHESLRNKFKKERRPLVDVEEIEKMRQKYSVPNSGRKRSSDVQPCIILKKKNKDILLDERSTDQHVSVIKQECQKTRPNVDVIRTHLRKIQKYRTHYILQHTTEEVLREFPCLTIPVVLLEEASMLLKTDVDKKVIRGFSKLAAKLVSIAPNSNLKSLCLKSVDESQTDTERKGQIVNTAVLLLPSIFKENASHLFVINKDPHSPIPTIVLSSSDGKPLSDSTEVNVQMDGQKMILDSGEMDISLAMGEVYWQARDTHRSDPYFCVSDETAYRAEVQRLSDWCADNNLDLSITKTKEPVVDFRRRKSELQPISINRECVERVSSFIFLGVHIDTDLQWSSSTSVVLKKAQQRLHFLRSLRKMDLKKELLTVFYRCSIESVLTYCICVWFSSCTTAHKKALQRLINMAQKIVGHPLPSLKDLYSTRCLKRARSILRDCTHPGHRVFKLLPAGRRFRLLRSGTNRLKDSFYNRATALINANS from the exons AT GTATCCCTCTCATGTGCAGTATGTAGAGCTTCTGAGGACTGTCCTTCtgagttttccttttttgaagGAGAGTTATGGCTCTGGATAT GATGCTCTGCATGAGTCTCTCAGGAACAAgtttaaaaaggaaagaagacCACTAGTAGACGTAGAGGAAATTGAAAAAATGAGACAGAAATACTCAGTTCCAAattcaggaagaaaaagatCATCAGATGTCCAGCCCTGtatcattttgaaaaaaaaaaacaag GATATCCTCTTGGATGAAAGGAGCACCGACCAACATGTATCAGTGATTAAGCAAGAGTGCCAAAAAACTAGGCCAAATGTGGATGTCATTCGAACGCACCTCAGGAAAATACAGAAGTACAGAACACACTACATTCTTCAGCATACTACTGAAGAGGTTCTACGAGAATTCCCATGTCTCACTATCCCTGTTGTG CTTCTTGAAGAGGCTTCCATGTTACTTAAAACTGATGTGGACAAAAAAGTAATCCGAGGATTCAGTAAGTTGGCAGCGAAGCTTGTGTCAATAGCCCCAAACAGCAACCTTAAAAGCCTCTGCTTAAAATCTGTTGATGAGAGCCAGACAGACACTGAAAGAAAAG GTCAGATAGTAAACACAGCTGTTCTTCTCCTGCCATCTATTTTCAAAGAAAATGCCTCTCATCTCTTCGTCATAAATAAG GATCCACACAGCCCAATACCTACAATCGTACTCAGCAGCAGTGACGGCAAGCCCTTGAGTGATTCAACTGAGGTCAATGTCCAGATGGATGGACAAAAAATGATTCTGGACAGTGGGGAAATGGACATTTCATTGGCGATGG GAGAGGTGTACTGGCAGGCGCgtgacacacacagatcagATCCATATTTCTGTGTTTCAG ACGAGACGGCGTACAGAGCTGAGGTTCAGAGGCTGTCAGATTGGTGTGCAGACAACAACCTGGACCTCAGTATCACCAAGACAAAAGAGCCGGTAGTCGACTTCAGAAGGAGGaagtctgagctgcagcctATCAGCATCAACAGGGAGTGCgtggaaagggtctccagtttcATATtcctgggtgtgcacatagacacagacctccAATGGAGCTCTAGCACCTCTGTGGTTttaaagaaggcccaacagcgtctCCATTTTCTGAGAAGCCTCAGAAAAATGgacctgaagaaggagctgctgaCCGTCTTCTACCGCTGCTCCAttgaaagtgtgctgacatactgcatctgtgtgtggttctccagctgcaccacagcacACAAAAAGGCACTTCAGAGGCTCATCAATATGGCCCAAAAAATTGTtggacatcctcttccctccctgaaggacctgtacagcacgcgctgtctcaagagggcacgcagcatcctacgggactgtacacacccaggacaccgggtgtttaagctgctgccggctggcaggaggttcaggctgctgaggtccGGGACAAATAGactcaaggacagcttttacaacagggcaaCAGCCCTGATCAATGCCAACAGCTGA